GACCCTCTCGGTCTTCTTCGAGGTGGCGCACAGCAGCCTCTTCGCCGCGCTCGTCAAGCGACCGGACTACGTGCAGGCCAACAGCTTGGTCAACGGCAGCAGGGCGATGGCACACGTGGCCGGCCCGAGTATCGGTGGCGTGCTGGTGCAGGTGCTCACCGCCCCGGTCGCGCTCCTGTCCGGGGTGTTCACCTACCTGGGCTCGGCGGCCTTCCTGGCCCGGACGAGGGTCATCGAGCACGCCGCGTCGAGCGGCTCCGGCCTGGGCATGGCCGCTGGTGTGCGGTACGTGGCCCACTCCACGATCCTGCGCGCCACGCTGCTGGGCACCACCACGCTCAACCTGTTCAACTACATGTTCGCCGCGCTCTTCGTGCTGTACGTGACCACCGAACTGGGCGTCTCCCCGGGCATGCTGGGCCTGATCATCGGGGCCGGCGCGGTCGGTGGACTGCTCGGCGCGACGATCACCGGCGCGGTCAGCCGGCGGATCGGCATCGGCCCCGCCGTACTCCTCGGATTCGTCGCCTTTCCGGCCCCGCTGATCCTCGTGCCGCTGGCCACCGGACCGCAGCCGCTGGTGCTCGCGGCGCTGTTCGCCGCCGAGTTCATCTCCGCCCTGGGCGTCATGGTCCTCGACATCGCGGTCGGTTCGGTCCAGATCGCCGCCACGCCGGTGGCGATGCTCGCCGTGGTCGCCGGCTTTCGACGCACCGTCAACTACGGCATCCGACCGATCGGCGCCGTGATCGGCGGAACCCTCGGGGCGACGATCGGGGTACGTCCCGCCCTCTGGATCGCCAGCCTCGGCGCCCTGCTCGGGGTGCTCTGGGTCGCCTTCTCCCCGCTACGCGCCATGCGCGTCCTGCCCGAGGGCGATGAGGAGACAGGCCGAGATCCGGGAAAGTAGCGGCCCGGAGAGCCGTGGCCCGGTCAGGGGAAGAGGGTGGCGGGCGGCAGGAGACGGCCCTCCCGGGCGTGGGAGTAGTCGCGGGACCCGGTCACCAGGCCGGCGTCGTCGAAGCGCAGCAGGGTGCAGCCGGAGATGGTGAGCGGGCGGTCCGACGGGTAGGTGACCGCCCAGTACTCGACCGTTGCCAGGTCGCCGTCGACCTGTGGTTCGCCGAACCAGACCTCGGCCGGGCGGGTCTCCTCCGCGAAGCACTCCGCCACGTACGCCCGCAGCCCGGCCCGCCCCCGGCACGGGCGGAACATGGACGCCCAGTGGTCGGCCTGCTCCGCGTGCAGGTTGACGATGCGCTCCACGTCCCTGGTGGGCCAGCCCTGGGACCAGGCGTCCGCCCAGCGCCGGGCCGCTTCCCGTACGTCCATGATCATGCTCCTCGTCTCGATGGTGCCCGGACTTCTACCAACCGCCTGTGACATCTGAGCGCTTCGCTGGCGACCGGGGCGCCCTCGGTGTGGTCCAGGCCAGGAAACGCTCGAACAGCTCGGCCGGAGTGGGCGGGGGAGTCTCGTGCATCAGATCCCCGGTGGCGTCGAAGAGAAGTCCGGCCAGGTAGACCGAGAGACCGACCCGGTCGGGGCCGTACTCGACCCGGAGCAGCATCCGGGCCACCGGGCACGGCCAGGCCCCGCCGCACGCCCGACACCGCCAGCTGGGCCGCTCCGGCAGATGCCGATGCACCTGATGCAATCGGCTCAGTGGCTGGTCCCGGGCGGGCGGCAGGGCGGGTGAAGTCATGCCTCCATGCTGACGAAGGCCGTTGTCTGTGTCAACAGGCTGCGTAGTTGTCGGAGTCGAATGATGTTGACGCTGTCATTGTCAACCTATGGAGTTGGTGGGCGTGTCGGAGATCAGAGCGATGCTGGGGAACGTCTCCCGGCAGCGTGCATCCGTCATCGCCAACCAGCGGAACTTCCCGGAGCCCATTGCCGTACTGGCGATGGGCAAGGTGTGGCGGAAGTCGGATGTGGAGGCATGGATCAGGGAGCACCGGCCCGAGTTGGCGGGGGAGTGAGGGCTGAGCGCTTCGCCCCGGGCGAGGTGGTCGTACGGCGGGAGGTCCTGCGCGGCGAGGTGTGGTTCGGCTGCCCGACGATCTGCGTCGAGGACTCACCCGACCTGCTCGCGCTCTACCTGCCGCCGGGAGCCGAGTTCGGCTTCCCCGACGAGGGCACCTACCCCTGCGGCCGGCACCCCTGGCAGCTCGCCGGGCACACCGTCTGGACCGGGCACGGCAAGCTGATGTTGCAGCGCCCGGGGGAGGCGCACTCGGTCGACGTGTTCTGGTCCGGCCCGGCGCGCTCCTTCGCCGGCTGGTACTTCAACCTCCAGGATCCGTTCCGGCGTACGCCAATCGGGGTGGACACCCTCGATCATGAGCTTGACCTGTGGTGGGCGGCGGACGCCGACCGGTACGTCTTCAAGGACGTGGAGTTGTTCGCCCAGCGGCTGGTGGAGGGGCGCTACCCGGGGATGGCTGCGGCGATCCGCGCCGAGGGCGACCGGATCGCCGCGTTGCTGGACGCGGGTGACCGCTGGTGGGACGAGTCCTGGGCGGCCTGGCGGCCCGACCCGGCCTGGCCCGTCCCGCGCCTGCCTGCCGGCTGGTCGGCGGTCCGGGCCTGACCTGGGTCGGGCGCGCAGGCGTTCAGCTCACCGTCTCGCGCTCGCGCCAGGCGGTACGCAGCGAGGTGCGGCCGTTGGTACGCAGCAGCGACCCCTCGTAGACCCGGGCCCCGGCGAGCAGGAACCCGACCGCCGCCACCAGCAGCAGGACCAGCGACACCGGCAGTTCCCAGCCGGCCGCGTCCCCGCTGAACAGCCGCAGCGGCATCGCCGTCGGCGAGGAGAACGGCAGGTAGGACAGCACCTGCATGGCGGTGGGGTTGTCGTTGAGGAAGACCACCGCGAAGAACGGCAGCATCACCGCGAGCTGCACCGGCGTGGACACCCCGCCGATGTCCTCAAGCCGGTTGACCAGCGCGCCGGCCGCCGCCCACATGGCCGCGATCAGCACGAAGCCGAGCAGGAAGAACGGGATGAACCAGCCGATCGCCGGGGCGAGCAGCGAGAGCAGCCCGGTGTCGCCGCCCCAGGCCACGCCGGCCACCGCGACCAGGGCCACAAGCGCGATCTGCCCGAGCGCCAGGAGTGTGCCGGCGAGCATCTTGCCGGCCAGCAGCGCCCGGACGGACACCGCGGAGACGAGGATCTCCACGATCCGGGTCTGCTTCTCCTCGATGATGCTCTGCGCGATCTGCACGCCGAAGGTCTGTGAGGTGATGAAGAAGACGAAGGCGAAGGCGAACGGCACGAGGAAGGCAAGCGCCGGGTCCACCGCGTCGGGATCCAGCAGCTGGACCGGCGGCGCACTGCTCAGCGCGGAGACCACCTCGCGGGGAGCCTCGGTCATGGCGAGCACGGCCGGGCCGGTGACGACCGCGGCGTCCACGTCGCCGTCGCGGACCGACTGCTCCGCGGCGGCGTCGTCGGGCACCGTACGCACCTCCAGACCCGCCTCGCGCAGCGGACCGGCCATCGCCTCGGTCGCCGCCACGCTTGGCGGCCCGCCGGCCAGCAGCGGCGGCAGGATGGTCGCCGCCGCAGCGATCAGCAGGAAGACCAGGGTGCTGATCAGGAAGGTACGGTCGCGCAACTTGACCCGGATCTCCCGGGCGGCGACCAGGCGGGTGGCCTCGAAGGTGTTCACTGGGTGACCTCTCGGAAGATCTCGGCGAGGGAGGGGCGGACCGGGCGGAACGCGCGCACCGGGCCGCGTTCCAGTGCCGCCCGCAGCACCGGCTGCTCGTCGGCGCCGGGGGCCAGATCGAACACGGCGCGGGCGCCGTCGAGGTCGACCAGACTCACCCCGGGCTGGTCCCGCAGCCAGCCGGCGTCGGTCTCCACGACCAGTTCGAACCGGGGCGTGGTGTACGCGGCGCGCAACTCCTCGCGGCTGCCGGCGGCGCGGATCGCGCCGTCCGCGATGATCACGAGGTCGTCGCAGAGCCGCTCGACGACGTCCAGCTGGTGGCTGGAGAAGAGCACCGGGGCACCGGCGGCGGCCCGCTCGCGCAGCACCGTGACGATCGTGTCCACGGCCAGCGGGTCCAGGCCGGAGAAGGGTTCGTCGAGCACCAGCACCTCGGGGTCGTGCACCAGCGCGGCGGCGATCTGGGCGCGCTGCTGGTTGCCCAGCGACAGCGTCTCCAGCAGGTCGCCGCCCCGTTCGGCCAGCCCGACCCGCTCCAGCAGCGCGTCGGTGGCACGTTGGGCGTGCCCAGCGGCCATCCCGTGCAGCCGGCCGAGGTAGGTCACCTGGTCGCGTACGGTCATTTTGGGGTAGAGGCCGCGTTCCTCGGGCATGTAGCCGAACCGCTGCCGAACCTCCCGGCTCAGCGGCGTTCCGCGCCACGTCACCTGGCCCGCGTCCGGTGCGAGCACACCGAGGACGATGCGCATGGTGGTGGTCTTGCCGGCGCCGTTGCCGCCGACGAAGCCGGTCATCCGTCCGGCAGTGACGTCGAAGGTGACGTCTTTGAGTACCTGACGGTCGCCGAAGCTGCGGTCGACGCCGTCGAGGCGGAGCACGCTGGTCATGGTGAGAACGCTAGGGCGTCGATGGCCGACTGCCGTCCGCCCGCCGACGGAGATCGTCATTCCGCCGCTGGGCGGAGGTCGCTCACCCGCCGGGCCGGACCACCCCGTGTTCGTACGCGAAGACCACCGCCTGCACCCGGTCCCGCAGGCCCAGCTTGGCCAGTACCCGGCTGACGTGTGATTTGACGGTCGCCTCGCCGAGGTGCAGCGCGCCGGCGATCTCGGCGTTGCTGGCACCCCCGGCGACCAGCACCAGCACCTCCCGTTCCCGGGGCGTGAGGTCGCGCAGCGCCGCCTGCGCCGAGGCGCCGACGACACCGGCGTCGCCGGGCCGGGCGAAGGTGGCGATCACCCGCCGGGTGAGTTCCGGGGCGAGCAGGCCGTCACCCCTGGCCAGCACCCGGATCGCCTCGATCAGGGTCTCGGGCGTGCCGTTCTTGAGCAGGAAGCCGCTGGCTCCGGCGCGCAGCGCGGCGAACAGGTAGTCGTCCCGGTCGAAGGTGGTGAGGATCAGCACCGCCGGGCCGCCCGGGGTGTCGGTGTCGGCGCTGATCCGCCGGGTCGCCTCCAGGCCGTTGACTCCGGGCATCTCCACGTCCATCAGCACCACGTCCGGGCGTAGCGCCCGCGCCATGCCGACCGCCCGTTCGCCGTCGGCGGCCTCGCCCACCACCTCGATGTCGTCCTCCACCTCAAGGATGACCCGGAAGCCGGTGCGGACCAGATGCTGGTCGTCGGCGAGCAACACCCGGATCGGCCGGCCGGCGTCGGCAACCGCGTCCGTGCTCATGCCGGCGTTCCCGTCGGAACCGGCAACGGCAAACGGACCCGCACCCGCCAACCACCGCCGGTACGCGGACCGGCCTCGAACTCGCCGCCGTGTGCGGCGACCCGTTCCCGCATCCCGATCAGGCCCAGCCCGTCGGCGTTCGTCGGGCGGGTGGCCCGGCCGTCGTCGGTCACCTCGACCTCCACCTCGTATGCCAGATAGCGGATCCGTACGTCGAGCGTTCTCGCCCCGGTGGCGTGCTTCAGCGCGTTCGTGGTGGCCTCCTGGACCACCCGGTACACCGCCTGGGAGAGCGACCCGGGCAGCGGCCTCGGCTCCCCGTACCTGCCCAGGGTGGCGTGCAGTCCCGCCTCGCGCGCCCGCTCCAGCACGGCGTCGACCTGGTCGACTCCGGCGGCCTGACCGGTGCCCTCACCGGCACCGTCGGTGTCGCGGGCGCGCAGCACGCCGAGCATCCGGCGCAGCTCGTCGACGGCCGTACGGGCGGTCTCCTCGATCGCGGTGAGCGCCATCCGGGCCTTCCCCGGATCCTTGTCGAAGACGCGGCGACAGGCCGACGCCTGCACGCCCATCACCGACACGTGGTGGGCGACCACGTCGTGCAACTCGCGGGCGATCCGGACCCGCTCACCGATCACCGCGTGCTCCCGGATCTGGGCCTGCGACCGCAGCAGCTGCTCCGTGTGCCGGGCCAACTCGTGCTGCCGTTGGGCGGCGATCCAGGCGGTCTCCCCGAAGGCGTACGCGAACCCGAAGAACAGCACGTTTATCAGTACCCCGGTGACGATCGCGGCGAGCATCGGCGGCACCGGCCCGACCGCCTCCGCGAACGCGTCCGCAGGGATCGTGTCGAAGCTTGTCGCGTAGGAGATGCCCAGCCAGACGAACATCGCGCCGATGATGCCGATCCGCAGCCGCCGGGCCAGCCGGCGATCCCGTCCCCAGGCGCCAAGCGTGTAGATGGCGGCGAACAACGCCCACTGGGACAGCTGCCACTCCGGCACGGCGCGGACCTGCGCGCCGATGAACGCGGCGGCGATGACCAGCGCGGTGGCGGCGGGGAAGCGGCGGCGCCAGATCAGCGGCAGCGGCACCGCGACGGTCCAGAGCAGCTGTTCGATGCCGGACGGCGGGGGCCCGAGCAGGAAGCTCCCGGTGCTTCTGGCCAGGGTGAGGCTGAGCAGGGCCAGGGCCGTCGCGGCCAGCCCGGCGTAGAGGTCCAGACGCTGCTGTTCGGGGGTGGGCCCCGGCCGTCGCCAGGCGTCCCCCGTTTCGGTGCTCACCCCGACCAGGATGCCACCATCCGCGGCGTCGACGTGGTCCGCGCTCGGCGGACCGTGGGGACAGACACCCTGGTCAGTCGAGACCGTGGCCGGCCATCGGCGGAAGCGGGCAGTGCAGCAGGCCGCAGATCGTACGCAGCAGTTCGACCTCGGGCACGCTCATCATCCCGTCGTGCCCGATCACCGCGACCACCGCCGCGACCAGCCGTTCCTTGTCGTCCGGCCGCAACCCGTCCAGCACCGGCCAGGCGGTCTCCAGGGCGAGCACACCGTTCTCCGGCGGCGCGTACGGCAGGCTGGTCCCGGGCAGCAGGGCGGCGATCCCGGCCTGGAAGGCCCGTTCGGCCTCGGTGCGGTCGGGGTTCCCGACCTGGGCGAGGATGGCCAGCAGGGCGGCTGCCGCCGACCGGGCGTCGGTGAGTTTGCGCCGGTCGGTGCGCCAGCGGGAGTCCGGCCGCAGCGACTCCTGGATCTCGGCCAGCAACAACCGGGAGAGGCAGTACTCGGTCACGTTTATCGCACCGTCGGCGTGGATCAGCGTGAACACGGCCGCGAGCAGCCCCTCCAACTGCTGACCCGGCCGCTCGCGCAACGCCGGGAAGGTCAGCTCGGCCAGCGGCAGCCGCAACTCGGCGGGCAACTCGGCCAGCTCGTCCGCCGCGCGCAGGGCACCGTCGGCCAGGTCGCGGCCGTGCTGCTGGGCCAGTGCGGCGTACTGGTGCTGCCGGACCTCCGGCTCGGCGCTGAGCAGCAGGCCGAGCAGCAGGGGTACGGCCGTCTCGCGGTTGCGGGCCCGGTCGAGCAGCGGGTCCGGGATGCGGTCGAGGATGGCCGCGGCATGGGTGTAGGCGGTCTCGGTGGGCGCGGCGACCCGGCCCAACACCTCCTCCGGCACCACCCGCACCCGGGCGTCGGGTCCGGGCCGGCCCGACGTGGGCTGGCGTGCCTGGCCCGACGTGGGCTGGTGTGTCTGGCCCGACGTGGGCTGGCGTGCCTGACCTGGCGTGGGCTGGCGTGCCTGACCCGACGTGGGCTGGTGTGTCTGGCCTGGCGCGCCGGCCGCGGGCCGGCCGGTCGGGGCCAGGCCGAGCGCGAGGTCTTCCTGCCGGCCCGAGGGCGGGGCCGCCGCCCACTGCCGCGACAGCCGTTGCAGCTCGGCCGGGTCGAAGGAGGGCTCCAGCACCCTGATCCGGTCGGCAAGCGGCGGATGGGTGGCGAACCAGGAGGTCCGGGCCGCCTCGCCGAAGAGCATGTGTCCGACCTCGTCGCGCTTCGGGGACTTCAGCTCGGAGCCGTCGGTCAGCCCGCCGATCTTCTTCAGCGCCCCGGCGATGCCCCGGGTCTGCCGGGTGTACTGCACGGCCGAGGCGTCGGCGAGGTACTCGCGTTGCCGGGACACCGACGCCTGGATGAGTCGCCCGGCGAGGACCCCGACGTAGCCGGCCACCAGCAGGGCCACCCCGACCAGCGCCAGCGGGTTCACGCCGCCGCCGCTGTTGTTGCGTTGCCGGCCACCGCCGCCGAGGACACCGGCGCGGGCCAGGCCGCGACCGACCACGGTCAGGAAGAGGATGCCGAAGAGCAGGCCCATCAGCCGGATGTTGAGCCGCATGTCGCCGTTCACCACGTGGGCGAACTCGTGGGCGATGACCCCCTGCAACTCGTCGCGGTTGAGCCGCTGCAACGCGCCCCGGGTGACCGCCACCGCCGCGTCGGAGGGGCCCCAACCGGCGGCGAAGGCGTTGATCGCCGCCTCGTTCGGCAGGACGTAGACCTCGGGCACGGGCACACCGGAGGCCAGCGCCATCTCCTCGACCACGTTGCGCAGCCGGCGCAGCTCCGGGTCGGTGGTGTTCGTGGGCACCGGCACGCCGCCCAACTCGCGCGCCACCTTCCCGCCGCCGCCGCGCAGTGCGAGCGTACGCACCAGCGCGGCCAGCCCGATCGCCGCGACCGTGCCCACGCTGACCACCGCGATCAGCCCGAGCAGCTGCTCCGGCGGGCCGGCGGTGGCGTTGAACGCGACGATCGCGGCGAGGTTCACCACCACCACGATGCCGATCACGGCCAGCACGAACAGCAGCACCAACCGGGTCGACAGCCGGCGGACCTGGCGCTGCCGTTCGAAGAAGTTCATCGGCGACTCAGAACGAGACCTGCGGGGCCTGACGCTGCGTCGGGTCGTCCGGCTGGAAGAGCGCCGCCGGCCCGAACGAGAACATCCCCGCGACCAGGCTGGACGGGAAGACCTCGCGCTTGTTGTTGTAGGCCATCACCGAGTCGTTGTACGCCTGGCGGGCGAAGGCGACCCGGTTCTCCGTCGAGGTCAGCTCCTCCGACAGCTGCATCATGTTCTGGTTGGCCTTCAGGTCCGGGTACGCCTCGGAAAGCGCGAAGAGCCGGCCCAGGGTGGCGGTGAGCGCGTTCTCCGCGCCGCTGAGCTGCTGCATCGCCGCCGGGTCACCGGGGGCCGCCGCCGCGCTGGCCTGCGCGTTGACGGCGGCGTTGCGGGCGGAGATCACCGCTTCAAGGGTTTCCCGCTCGTGCTTGAGGTAGCCCTTGGCGGTCTCGACCAGATTGGGGATGAGGTCGTGCCGCCGGATCAGCTGTACGTCGATCTGGGCGAAGGCGTTGCGATAGGCGTTGCGGGCCCGGACCAGCCCGTTGTAGATCGACACGCCGAAGCCGAGCACCGCCACGACGATCAGCACCAGACACAACAATCCGATGATCAGTTCCACGGCCGCTCCCTCGGTACGCGTCGGTCCTACCCCTGATCATCGTACGTTCGACCACCCACCCCCACCCCCACCCACCCGTCCCCCACCCCCTTCAGCGTTGATCATGAGGTTGGCGGCACTCGTTGATCTTCAAACTGCCGCCAACCTCATGATCAACGGGGTGGGGGTGGGGTGGGGGTGGGGGTGGGGTGGGGTGGGGTGGGGGTTAGGGGGTGGGGCGGGGGCTTTTAGGGCGCTGTCGATGATGTCCCAGATGGTGATTGCGACGATCACCACCACGCTGATCCGGGAGACCGTGTCGACGCCGCCGTCGCGCAGCCAGGCGAAGTGGGCCACGAAGTCGGGGTTGAAGAACCGGTCGGTGAGCAGCAGCCAGATCACCGGCACCGCGTACGCCAGGTTGAGTACGACGTTGACCAGGACCAGCCGTCCGGTCCACCGGCGGGCCCGGTACTTGGCGAGTTCCAGGACGATGGTGCCGAGCAGGACCGCGATCAGCACCGGCAGCCAGGAGGTCCAGAGCGCCGGATCGATGATCGGCAGCCGACCGTCGTCACCGACCACCGTCTGGAAGTGCTGCCACGGCAGGAACCCGATGAACAGCAGCAGCATGACGATCGAGGCGCAGGTGTCGGCGAGGTTGGTGTCGCGCCGGGCGGACGAGTCGGGGAGTCGGTCGACGGACCAGCGCGGCAGGTTCAGCGAGGTGCCGAGCCGTTCCAGCAGGGCGAAGACCGCCGTCACCCAGAACGCGATCTGTAGCGCGACGTTGATCGCCGTGGAGATGCCGGCGCCGATGGCGCCCCCCACGTTGTCGCTGGTGGTGGCCTGGACCACCCCGACCACGGTGCCGACGATGGCCGGAATGGTGCTGACCAGCACGATCAGCAGCCGTTGCCAGGCCAGGTAGTACTCCGGGCCGATGAGTTGGAGCCGGCGGTTGGCGTAGCTGGCGGCGAGTTGGGCCGGGTCGCCCAACTCGTTGAGCACGTCACGCTCGGCGGTGGCGGCGTCGACGCCGTCGGCGGTGCGGCCGTCGATCATGTCCGCGATCGAGGCGCGCAGCTCGGTGTCGATCTCGTCGCGTCGGTCGGCCGGTACCGAGCGCAGGGTGGCGGCGAGGTATCGGTCGGTCAGGGTGGTCGTCATCGGGGGGCTCCTTCGATCAGGGTGGCCAGGGAGGACTGGACGGTGGCGAGGTCGGCGAGCAGTCGCCCGAGCA
This DNA window, taken from Micromonospora sp. FIMYZ51, encodes the following:
- a CDS encoding MFS transporter encodes the protein MSEPLVLTEPADPAPPRRSRVPTLLRQPDFRRYWSAQTVSLFGDQVTMLAVPLLALLAVGAGPAEMGYLTAASLLPNLFFSLPAGAWVDRHPRRRQVMIVTDLGRAGLLLAVPLLWWIDALSLPLLCAVAFLIGTLSVFFEVAHSSLFAALVKRPDYVQANSLVNGSRAMAHVAGPSIGGVLVQVLTAPVALLSGVFTYLGSAAFLARTRVIEHAASSGSGLGMAAGVRYVAHSTILRATLLGTTTLNLFNYMFAALFVLYVTTELGVSPGMLGLIIGAGAVGGLLGATITGAVSRRIGIGPAVLLGFVAFPAPLILVPLATGPQPLVLAALFAAEFISALGVMVLDIAVGSVQIAATPVAMLAVVAGFRRTVNYGIRPIGAVIGGTLGATIGVRPALWIASLGALLGVLWVAFSPLRAMRVLPEGDEETGRDPGK
- a CDS encoding nuclear transport factor 2 family protein, with protein sequence MDVREAARRWADAWSQGWPTRDVERIVNLHAEQADHWASMFRPCRGRAGLRAYVAECFAEETRPAEVWFGEPQVDGDLATVEYWAVTYPSDRPLTISGCTLLRFDDAGLVTGSRDYSHAREGRLLPPATLFP
- a CDS encoding DUF402 domain-containing protein, whose protein sequence is MRAERFAPGEVVVRREVLRGEVWFGCPTICVEDSPDLLALYLPPGAEFGFPDEGTYPCGRHPWQLAGHTVWTGHGKLMLQRPGEAHSVDVFWSGPARSFAGWYFNLQDPFRRTPIGVDTLDHELDLWWAADADRYVFKDVELFAQRLVEGRYPGMAAAIRAEGDRIAALLDAGDRWWDESWAAWRPDPAWPVPRLPAGWSAVRA
- a CDS encoding ABC transporter permease, with product MNTFEATRLVAAREIRVKLRDRTFLISTLVFLLIAAAATILPPLLAGGPPSVAATEAMAGPLREAGLEVRTVPDDAAAEQSVRDGDVDAAVVTGPAVLAMTEAPREVVSALSSAPPVQLLDPDAVDPALAFLVPFAFAFVFFITSQTFGVQIAQSIIEEKQTRIVEILVSAVSVRALLAGKMLAGTLLALGQIALVALVAVAGVAWGGDTGLLSLLAPAIGWFIPFFLLGFVLIAAMWAAAGALVNRLEDIGGVSTPVQLAVMLPFFAVVFLNDNPTAMQVLSYLPFSSPTAMPLRLFSGDAAGWELPVSLVLLLVAAVGFLLAGARVYEGSLLRTNGRTSLRTAWRERETVS
- a CDS encoding ATP-binding cassette domain-containing protein, with product MTSVLRLDGVDRSFGDRQVLKDVTFDVTAGRMTGFVGGNGAGKTTTMRIVLGVLAPDAGQVTWRGTPLSREVRQRFGYMPEERGLYPKMTVRDQVTYLGRLHGMAAGHAQRATDALLERVGLAERGGDLLETLSLGNQQRAQIAAALVHDPEVLVLDEPFSGLDPLAVDTIVTVLRERAAAGAPVLFSSHQLDVVERLCDDLVIIADGAIRAAGSREELRAAYTTPRFELVVETDAGWLRDQPGVSLVDLDGARAVFDLAPGADEQPVLRAALERGPVRAFRPVRPSLAEIFREVTQ
- a CDS encoding response regulator transcription factor, which produces MSTDAVADAGRPIRVLLADDQHLVRTGFRVILEVEDDIEVVGEAADGERAVGMARALRPDVVLMDVEMPGVNGLEATRRISADTDTPGGPAVLILTTFDRDDYLFAALRAGASGFLLKNGTPETLIEAIRVLARGDGLLAPELTRRVIATFARPGDAGVVGASAQAALRDLTPREREVLVLVAGGASNAEIAGALHLGEATVKSHVSRVLAKLGLRDRVQAVVFAYEHGVVRPGG
- a CDS encoding sensor histidine kinase: MSTETGDAWRRPGPTPEQQRLDLYAGLAATALALLSLTLARSTGSFLLGPPPSGIEQLLWTVAVPLPLIWRRRFPAATALVIAAAFIGAQVRAVPEWQLSQWALFAAIYTLGAWGRDRRLARRLRIGIIGAMFVWLGISYATSFDTIPADAFAEAVGPVPPMLAAIVTGVLINVLFFGFAYAFGETAWIAAQRQHELARHTEQLLRSQAQIREHAVIGERVRIARELHDVVAHHVSVMGVQASACRRVFDKDPGKARMALTAIEETARTAVDELRRMLGVLRARDTDGAGEGTGQAAGVDQVDAVLERAREAGLHATLGRYGEPRPLPGSLSQAVYRVVQEATTNALKHATGARTLDVRIRYLAYEVEVEVTDDGRATRPTNADGLGLIGMRERVAAHGGEFEAGPRTGGGWRVRVRLPLPVPTGTPA
- a CDS encoding M48 family metalloprotease; protein product: MNFFERQRQVRRLSTRLVLLFVLAVIGIVVVVNLAAIVAFNATAGPPEQLLGLIAVVSVGTVAAIGLAALVRTLALRGGGGKVARELGGVPVPTNTTDPELRRLRNVVEEMALASGVPVPEVYVLPNEAAINAFAAGWGPSDAAVAVTRGALQRLNRDELQGVIAHEFAHVVNGDMRLNIRLMGLLFGILFLTVVGRGLARAGVLGGGGRQRNNSGGGVNPLALVGVALLVAGYVGVLAGRLIQASVSRQREYLADASAVQYTRQTRGIAGALKKIGGLTDGSELKSPKRDEVGHMLFGEAARTSWFATHPPLADRIRVLEPSFDPAELQRLSRQWAAAPPSGRQEDLALGLAPTGRPAAGAPGQTHQPTSGQARQPTPGQARQPTSGQTHQPTSGQARQPTSGRPGPDARVRVVPEEVLGRVAAPTETAYTHAAAILDRIPDPLLDRARNRETAVPLLLGLLLSAEPEVRQHQYAALAQQHGRDLADGALRAADELAELPAELRLPLAELTFPALRERPGQQLEGLLAAVFTLIHADGAINVTEYCLSRLLLAEIQESLRPDSRWRTDRRKLTDARSAAAALLAILAQVGNPDRTEAERAFQAGIAALLPGTSLPYAPPENGVLALETAWPVLDGLRPDDKERLVAAVVAVIGHDGMMSVPEVELLRTICGLLHCPLPPMAGHGLD
- a CDS encoding LemA family protein — its product is MELIIGLLCLVLIVVAVLGFGVSIYNGLVRARNAYRNAFAQIDVQLIRRHDLIPNLVETAKGYLKHERETLEAVISARNAAVNAQASAAAAPGDPAAMQQLSGAENALTATLGRLFALSEAYPDLKANQNMMQLSEELTSTENRVAFARQAYNDSVMAYNNKREVFPSSLVAGMFSFGPAALFQPDDPTQRQAPQVSF
- a CDS encoding permease prefix domain 1-containing protein, with amino-acid sequence MTTTLTDRYLAATLRSVPADRRDEIDTELRASIADMIDGRTADGVDAATAERDVLNELGDPAQLAASYANRRLQLIGPEYYLAWQRLLIVLVSTIPAIVGTVVGVVQATTSDNVGGAIGAGISTAINVALQIAFWVTAVFALLERLGTSLNLPRWSVDRLPDSSARRDTNLADTCASIVMLLLFIGFLPWQHFQTVVGDDGRLPIIDPALWTSWLPVLIAVLLGTIVLELAKYRARRWTGRLVLVNVVLNLAYAVPVIWLLLTDRFFNPDFVAHFAWLRDGGVDTVSRISVVVIVAITIWDIIDSALKAPAPPPNPHPTPPHPHPHPTPTPLIMRLAAV